A single genomic interval of Peribacillus sp. FSL H8-0477 harbors:
- the lepB gene encoding signal peptidase I: protein MVKEIYTWTKAIVFALIITFICREFIFSPVLVQGESMQPTFENNDKIIVAKSSKIERFDMIVFHAKNLQENHIKRVIGLPGDRVEMKDDRLYINGKEYKEDYLQMNKESIPMTEHLTGDFNLHDWADNAKVPDESLFVLGDNRRNSTDGREYGFIKKDSVIGEVKIRFYPLKEIGIPK, encoded by the coding sequence GTGGTAAAAGAAATCTATACATGGACTAAAGCGATTGTTTTCGCCTTGATTATTACGTTTATCTGCCGAGAGTTCATTTTTTCACCGGTTTTGGTACAGGGAGAGTCGATGCAGCCAACGTTCGAAAATAACGACAAAATCATTGTCGCAAAAAGCAGTAAGATCGAGCGCTTTGATATGATTGTGTTTCATGCGAAAAATCTCCAGGAAAACCATATCAAACGAGTGATTGGTCTTCCAGGAGATAGGGTGGAAATGAAAGATGACAGGTTGTATATTAATGGAAAAGAGTACAAAGAAGACTATCTGCAAATGAATAAAGAAAGTATCCCGATGACAGAGCATTTAACAGGGGATTTTAACTTACATGACTGGGCAGATAACGCAAAGGTTCCTGATGAGTCTTTATTCGTATTAGGAGATAATCGCAGAAACAGCACTGATGGAAGAGAATACGGCTTTATCAAAAAGGATTCTGTTATTGGAGAAGTGAAAATTCGCTTTTATCCTTTGAAGGAAATTGGTATCCCGAAATAA
- the gltB gene encoding glutamate synthase large subunit, translating to MTYNQIPKAQGLYHPEFEHDACGIGLYAHIKGQATHDIVKKGLQMLCQLDHRAGQGSDPLTGDGAGLMVQIPNTYFHQICPEMNLPEKGRYGVGMVFFSTDHKEQVEIENKLTDYIENEGQKVLGWRTVPVDVTKLGETGKNTCPVIRQVFIGTSDETSNELFERKLFIIRKQAEAWGKAQTKTFYFASLSSQTIVYKGLLTPEQVDAFYLDLQNEAFVSAFALVHSRFSTNTFPSWERAHPNRYLVHNGEINTLKGNMNWMKAREKQFVSDAFGDDLKKVLPILDANGSDSSILDNAFEFFVMAGRKPAHAAMMLIPEPWSENPHMTAEKRAFYEYHSTMMEPWDGPTAISFTNGTQIGAILDRNGLRPARYYVTKDDYIIFSSEVGVVEVEPENVLYKDRLSPGKMLLVDLEQGRIISDEEIKTEMAAELPYQKWLDEQMVTLIKEEVIETERVSDLLSRQKAFGYTYEDVHKYLLPVILEGKDPLGSMGNDTPLAVLSDLPQSLFNYFKQLFAQVTNPPIDSLREQLVTSTVSYLGAEADLLHPNESNCRRIQITSPVLTSSEMKQLKECKDPAFKCSVIQTLFTDHLNDGLVSLFEEAAAAIDAGASLLILSDRNMNKEKAAIPVLLAASALHQELIRKGNRTKVSIIVESGEVRDVHHFAALIGYGVDAIYPYLAYASYQQAIEEGALTVSYEAAVSKYVHAMTEGIVKVMSKMGISTVQSYRGAQIFEAVGISSEVINRHFTGTASQLNGIGIETIADEALTRHKSAYADNYDKTLESGSDFQWRKNGEHHAFNPKTIHTLQWACRKNDYTLFKQYSHLANEERLGFLRNLFSFNPGIKSIAIDEVESVESIVRRFKTGAMSFGSLSQEAHETLAIAMNRLGGKSNSGEGGEHPSRYKLDENGDNRRSGIKQIASGRFGVNSHYLVNADELQIKVAQGAKPGEGGQLPANKVYPWVAEVRGSTPGVGLISPPPHHDIYSIEDLSQLIHDLKNANREARISVKLVSKAGVGTIAAGVAKGAADVIVISGYDGGTGASPKTSIKHTGLPWELGLAEAHQTLMLNGLRERVILETDGKLMTGRDVVMAAILGAEEFGFATAPLVVLGCVMMRACHMDTCPVGVATQNPELRAKFAGDPDHVVNFMRFIAEEVRETMAELGFRTLEEMVGRTDVLTISERAQSHWKAKYLDLTTLLHQPEGVRTYQTPQNHKIDESLDMREILPAVMPALLNQTPVDVSFPIMNVNRVTGTIVGSEVSKRYGAKGLPDDTITLRFTGSAGQSFGAFIPNGMSLHLTGDANDYIGKGMSGGKLIVKAPSGSIGASENVIAGNVALYGATSGSAYINGRAGERFAVRNSGVDVVVEGIGDHGCEYMTGGHVVILGDVGKNFAAGMSGGIAYILTDQQEEFKSLCNKEMIEFGDLYHEEDQELVKTMIEKHLQHTESQNAAYVLENWEDFVQKFVKVIPKDYKRMLESITKHKQAGFSEEQAELNAFHENTNKKKQAAKQAVAQ from the coding sequence ATGACATACAATCAAATTCCGAAAGCGCAAGGTCTTTACCATCCTGAATTTGAACATGATGCATGCGGTATCGGTCTATATGCACATATAAAAGGGCAGGCAACGCATGATATTGTCAAAAAAGGACTCCAAATGCTTTGCCAGCTTGATCATCGTGCCGGACAGGGCAGTGATCCACTGACAGGAGACGGTGCCGGATTAATGGTGCAAATACCGAATACTTACTTTCATCAGATCTGCCCCGAAATGAATTTACCGGAAAAAGGGCGGTACGGTGTTGGAATGGTCTTCTTCTCCACTGACCACAAAGAACAAGTTGAAATTGAAAATAAATTAACTGACTATATAGAAAATGAAGGGCAAAAGGTGTTAGGCTGGAGAACCGTACCTGTCGACGTGACTAAACTTGGTGAAACCGGCAAGAATACCTGCCCGGTTATTCGACAGGTATTTATTGGAACAAGTGACGAAACAAGCAACGAATTATTTGAACGGAAATTATTTATTATTCGTAAGCAGGCAGAAGCATGGGGAAAAGCTCAGACTAAAACATTTTATTTTGCCAGCCTTTCTAGTCAGACGATTGTTTATAAAGGGCTGCTGACACCTGAACAAGTGGATGCCTTTTATCTGGACTTACAGAATGAGGCTTTCGTGTCGGCTTTTGCTTTAGTGCATTCCCGCTTTAGTACGAATACATTCCCAAGCTGGGAACGTGCTCATCCGAATCGTTATTTGGTTCATAATGGCGAGATTAATACGCTTAAAGGCAATATGAACTGGATGAAAGCCCGTGAGAAGCAATTTGTTTCTGATGCCTTTGGGGATGATTTGAAAAAGGTTCTGCCGATTTTAGATGCTAACGGCAGTGATTCTTCTATTCTTGATAATGCTTTTGAATTCTTTGTTATGGCCGGTCGGAAACCGGCACACGCTGCCATGATGCTGATCCCCGAGCCGTGGTCAGAAAATCCACATATGACAGCGGAAAAACGAGCTTTTTATGAATACCATAGTACGATGATGGAACCGTGGGACGGTCCAACAGCTATTTCCTTTACAAATGGCACGCAAATTGGGGCAATCCTAGATCGAAATGGACTGCGGCCAGCTCGTTATTATGTCACAAAAGATGATTATATTATTTTCTCCTCAGAAGTGGGAGTGGTTGAAGTTGAACCAGAAAATGTTTTATATAAAGACAGATTAAGTCCAGGTAAAATGCTGCTCGTCGATTTAGAGCAAGGACGCATTATTTCTGATGAAGAAATTAAAACGGAGATGGCCGCAGAGCTGCCGTATCAAAAATGGCTGGATGAACAAATGGTGACTCTTATTAAAGAAGAAGTCATTGAAACAGAGAGAGTATCCGATTTGCTTTCTCGCCAAAAAGCGTTCGGGTACACCTATGAAGATGTTCATAAATATTTGCTGCCTGTTATCCTCGAAGGAAAGGATCCACTTGGTTCGATGGGGAATGATACACCACTCGCGGTCTTATCAGACTTGCCGCAATCATTGTTCAATTATTTCAAACAATTATTCGCTCAGGTCACGAATCCGCCGATTGATTCACTTCGGGAACAGCTTGTAACGTCTACCGTCTCATATCTGGGAGCAGAAGCAGACTTACTTCATCCCAATGAGAGCAATTGTCGTCGGATTCAAATTACTTCCCCCGTTTTGACAAGCAGCGAGATGAAGCAGCTAAAGGAATGCAAAGACCCTGCTTTTAAATGCAGCGTGATCCAAACCTTATTTACTGATCATTTAAATGATGGGTTAGTCAGCCTGTTTGAAGAAGCAGCGGCTGCAATCGATGCGGGAGCTAGTTTATTAATTTTGTCAGACCGAAATATGAATAAAGAAAAAGCAGCCATCCCAGTTCTTCTGGCAGCAAGCGCTTTGCATCAAGAGTTAATTCGCAAAGGGAATCGCACGAAGGTTAGTATTATCGTTGAATCAGGAGAAGTAAGAGATGTTCATCATTTTGCCGCCTTGATAGGCTATGGTGTAGATGCTATTTATCCATACCTTGCTTACGCGAGCTATCAACAGGCAATAGAAGAAGGCGCACTAACTGTCAGCTATGAAGCAGCGGTGAGTAAATACGTTCACGCAATGACAGAAGGTATTGTGAAAGTCATGTCGAAAATGGGGATTTCAACGGTTCAGAGCTATCGCGGTGCTCAAATATTTGAAGCAGTCGGTATTAGTTCGGAAGTCATTAATCGGCATTTTACAGGGACGGCTTCACAATTAAACGGGATTGGCATTGAGACGATCGCAGACGAAGCACTAACTCGCCACAAATCAGCATATGCAGATAATTATGACAAAACCTTAGAATCAGGAAGCGATTTTCAGTGGCGTAAAAACGGTGAGCATCACGCATTTAATCCTAAAACCATTCATACCCTTCAGTGGGCTTGCCGCAAGAATGACTACACCTTATTTAAACAATACTCACACCTTGCTAATGAAGAACGGCTTGGTTTTTTACGTAACTTATTTTCATTCAATCCAGGTATTAAAAGCATTGCTATTGATGAAGTTGAATCGGTTGAATCCATTGTTCGCCGCTTTAAGACAGGAGCGATGTCCTTTGGATCATTGAGTCAAGAAGCACACGAAACGTTAGCTATTGCCATGAATCGTTTAGGCGGAAAAAGCAATAGCGGTGAAGGCGGGGAGCATCCAAGCCGTTATAAGCTAGATGAAAATGGTGACAACCGCCGCAGCGGAATTAAACAAATTGCCTCAGGGCGCTTTGGCGTAAATAGTCATTATCTCGTGAATGCCGATGAACTCCAGATAAAAGTAGCACAGGGAGCAAAACCTGGTGAAGGCGGTCAATTACCAGCGAACAAGGTGTACCCATGGGTTGCTGAAGTTCGTGGCTCTACACCTGGTGTGGGCTTAATCTCCCCGCCGCCGCATCACGATATTTATTCGATAGAAGATTTATCTCAGCTGATTCATGATTTGAAAAATGCAAATCGAGAGGCACGTATTAGCGTCAAACTAGTTTCAAAGGCTGGTGTTGGAACTATTGCTGCAGGTGTTGCCAAGGGAGCAGCTGATGTCATTGTCATTAGCGGATATGACGGGGGAACAGGAGCCTCACCGAAAACAAGTATTAAACATACGGGCCTGCCTTGGGAACTCGGTCTTGCGGAAGCTCATCAAACCTTAATGCTAAATGGGTTAAGGGAACGGGTTATCCTTGAAACAGACGGCAAGTTAATGACCGGCAGAGATGTCGTTATGGCCGCTATTCTTGGTGCTGAAGAATTTGGGTTTGCGACAGCACCTCTCGTTGTACTTGGCTGTGTAATGATGCGTGCTTGTCATATGGATACCTGCCCAGTGGGGGTGGCTACCCAAAACCCAGAATTACGTGCTAAGTTTGCTGGCGATCCAGACCATGTTGTTAACTTTATGCGCTTTATTGCTGAGGAAGTTCGGGAAACCATGGCTGAGCTTGGTTTCCGGACCCTTGAAGAAATGGTTGGCCGAACTGATGTCCTGACGATAAGTGAACGAGCTCAAAGCCATTGGAAAGCAAAATATTTAGATCTGACTACTCTTCTTCATCAACCGGAAGGTGTTCGAACGTACCAGACACCGCAAAATCATAAAATTGATGAATCGCTTGATATGCGGGAAATTCTACCTGCGGTTATGCCGGCATTACTCAATCAAACTCCTGTAGATGTTTCTTTCCCAATCATGAATGTTAATCGTGTGACTGGAACGATCGTTGGAAGTGAAGTTTCAAAACGTTATGGTGCAAAAGGGCTTCCAGATGATACGATCACCCTACGTTTTACAGGGTCGGCTGGTCAGAGCTTTGGTGCGTTTATACCAAACGGAATGTCGCTTCATTTAACGGGAGATGCCAATGATTATATTGGTAAAGGCATGTCTGGAGGCAAGCTTATCGTAAAAGCACCGAGTGGCAGTATCGGAGCAAGTGAGAATGTCATTGCAGGAAATGTTGCACTTTATGGGGCAACGAGTGGATCAGCTTATATTAACGGTCGCGCGGGTGAACGTTTTGCCGTTCGAAACAGTGGTGTTGATGTGGTCGTCGAAGGTATTGGTGATCATGGTTGTGAATATATGACCGGCGGACATGTAGTTATTCTCGGCGATGTAGGGAAAAACTTTGCTGCCGGGATGTCTGGAGGCATCGCTTATATCCTTACCGATCAACAAGAAGAATTTAAATCCCTTTGTAATAAGGAAATGATTGAATTTGGTGATCTCTATCATGAAGAAGACCAAGAGTTGGTTAAAACAATGATTGAAAAACATTTACAGCATACCGAAAGTCAAAACGCTGCGTATGTTCTGGAAAACTGGGAGGATTTCGTACAGAAGTTTGTTAAGGTCATCCCGAAAGATTACAAACGCATGCTTGAAAGCATTACGAAACATAAGCAAGCAGGTTTTAGTGAAGAACAGGCTGAATTGAATGCCTTCCACGAAAATACCAATAAAAAAAAGCAAGCTGCTAAACAGGCTGTGGCTCAGTAG
- a CDS encoding LysR family transcriptional regulator, with protein MELRQLIYFVEVAEREHVSAAAEHLHIAQSAISRQIARLEEELSVQLFERVGRNIQLTPIGRIFLIHAKTAIKAIDYAKLQIDEYLDPEQGSIKIGFPTSLANHLLPTVISAFREEQPNISFHLSQGSYASLIKSVKNNEVGLAFLGPVPADDSLIKGDILFTENMSALLPIRHPLADRPSLRLSDLRKDSFVLLPDGFVLRKMAIEACKQAGFDPIISSIGEDMDSIKGLVSAGIGVSLLPDSTLHESTPRLTVRIPIETPDVKRSVGIITSKTRDLSPSEKVFYQFIIDFYSVLERYK; from the coding sequence TTGGAGTTACGTCAATTAATCTATTTTGTAGAAGTAGCTGAGCGAGAACATGTTTCAGCTGCTGCAGAACATTTACATATCGCACAGTCTGCCATCAGCCGGCAAATTGCCAGACTAGAAGAAGAACTTAGTGTACAGTTATTTGAACGAGTCGGGAGAAACATTCAACTCACACCAATTGGGAGAATCTTTTTGATTCATGCGAAAACAGCCATTAAAGCAATTGATTATGCCAAACTTCAAATTGATGAATACCTAGACCCTGAGCAAGGATCCATTAAAATCGGTTTTCCAACTAGTCTTGCCAATCATTTGCTTCCTACGGTGATTTCCGCTTTTCGTGAAGAACAACCGAATATATCGTTCCATCTTAGTCAAGGTTCGTATGCCTCGTTAATAAAGTCGGTAAAGAATAACGAAGTCGGTCTTGCTTTTCTTGGGCCGGTACCAGCTGATGACTCTCTCATTAAAGGAGATATTCTGTTTACAGAAAACATGTCAGCTCTTTTACCCATTAGGCATCCTCTTGCAGACCGACCAAGCCTCCGACTCAGTGATTTGCGGAAAGATTCCTTCGTCCTTTTGCCTGATGGTTTTGTGTTACGAAAAATGGCGATTGAAGCCTGTAAGCAAGCTGGATTCGACCCGATTATTTCGTCGATTGGAGAGGATATGGATTCGATAAAAGGTCTTGTCTCGGCTGGCATCGGCGTCAGTCTTTTACCTGACAGTACTTTACACGAATCCACACCAAGATTAACGGTAAGAATTCCAATTGAAACACCTGATGTAAAGCGATCTGTTGGAATTATCACCTCAAAAACACGGGATCTATCACCGTCAGAAAAGGTTTTTTACCAGTTTATCATCGACTTTTATTCAGTTCTTGAACGGTATAAGTAA
- a CDS encoding cupin domain-containing protein → MSSTIDYTSPSTQFFFDLNKNTSFKKDNQNFINELSIDQVNTLNNTALLDIFLSANNLIEPHYHQNAAELVYCISGSATISVLNPFTKQFNHYPITPGQVVNIPQGWWHYDAADVDDTHLLAIFNAPTIDTVLGSDLLALTPANIIAHTYCLDEKQWKKAVGPVRPGTFIGPRRNCEAYSIHHPHPNVQHSQPYNAPIFPSHYESAYPIQPNAHYYRY, encoded by the coding sequence ATGAGTTCAACGATTGACTATACATCGCCTTCCACCCAATTCTTTTTTGACTTAAATAAAAATACTAGCTTTAAAAAAGATAATCAAAATTTCATTAATGAATTAAGTATTGATCAGGTAAACACATTAAACAATACGGCACTGCTGGATATATTTTTAAGTGCCAATAACCTGATTGAACCCCATTATCACCAAAATGCTGCGGAACTCGTGTATTGTATTTCAGGATCTGCTACGATTTCCGTACTTAATCCATTTACAAAGCAATTTAATCATTACCCGATTACACCTGGTCAAGTTGTAAATATTCCTCAAGGCTGGTGGCACTACGATGCTGCGGATGTTGATGATACCCATTTACTCGCTATCTTTAATGCACCTACCATCGATACCGTTTTAGGTTCAGATCTTTTAGCGTTAACGCCTGCCAATATTATCGCTCACACCTATTGTTTAGATGAAAAACAATGGAAGAAAGCGGTTGGACCTGTTCGACCTGGAACCTTTATTGGACCTCGCAGGAACTGCGAAGCATACAGCATCCATCATCCCCATCCAAACGTCCAACATTCACAGCCATATAACGCTCCCATATTTCCATCACACTATGAGTCTGCTTATCCAATCCAGCCAAATGCACACTACTATCGCTACTAG
- a CDS encoding peptidoglycan D,D-transpeptidase FtsI family protein: protein MKKDKKQKAKIPFRMNLLFLAVFLLFSLLVVRLGVIQIVYGDDYVSELERTENVTVNTSVPRGKMYDRYGNVIVDNEPLNAITYTRYSGTTAKEMLETAEELNKLIKIDTKRVTDQDKKDFWLLKHPEEALEMLSNKEKELKPKEQYKLQISRVKQEDIEKIIGEDLKILAIFREFNSGMSLTPQIVKNKGVTKEEYARVSEHLDTLPGVEITTDWNRTYAYDETLQTVLGKVSSSDEGLPADQIDYYLARDYKRNDRVGKSYLEKQYEDVLQGQKAKVKNITHKGKVVETEVISEGERGKDLLLTIDMDLQLAAEEILEKELLAKKRGGANRYLDRAFVVLMDPNTGEVLTMAGKQYVVDKKTGKSSVKDFALGNISTSYTVGSSVKGATILTGYQAGAIYPGSYLNDQRMKIKGTPDKGSYSSFGSINDLTALQKSSNVYMFKTAIGIGGGHYVYNQKTGMDSEKAFSIMRNSFASFGLGVRTGIDLPNETAGIKGSEITLPGKAMDFSIGQYDTYTPMQLAQYVSTIANGGNRMKPHLVKEIHNPINESKSLGPIYQQVQPSVLNRLDMKDEWIKRVQNGFRMVMQPGGTGYASFSKADFQPAGKTGTAQAFYDGPNRVKGTPPEDTMNLSLVGYAPYNNPEVAFAVVVPWAYQRHQDHSMNKEIGYQVMDKYFELKKERAKEEEKESSTSKE, encoded by the coding sequence TTGAAGAAAGATAAAAAGCAAAAAGCTAAAATACCATTTCGTATGAATCTCCTTTTTCTAGCGGTATTTTTGTTATTTTCACTTTTGGTTGTTAGGCTCGGTGTCATTCAAATTGTTTATGGTGATGATTATGTTAGTGAATTAGAGCGTACGGAGAATGTAACCGTCAATACATCGGTTCCAAGAGGGAAAATGTACGACCGTTATGGAAATGTTATTGTCGATAATGAACCGCTGAATGCCATTACCTATACGAGATACAGCGGAACGACAGCCAAAGAAATGCTTGAAACGGCTGAAGAACTCAATAAATTAATTAAAATAGATACAAAACGAGTAACAGATCAAGATAAAAAGGATTTTTGGCTGTTAAAACATCCTGAAGAAGCATTAGAAATGTTGTCAAATAAAGAGAAGGAATTAAAGCCAAAAGAGCAATATAAATTACAAATCAGCAGAGTGAAACAAGAAGATATTGAGAAAATTATAGGTGAAGATTTAAAGATTCTTGCGATTTTTAGAGAATTTAATAGCGGGATGTCCTTGACGCCGCAAATCGTCAAAAATAAAGGGGTTACGAAAGAAGAATATGCAAGAGTCAGTGAGCATCTAGACACACTTCCGGGCGTAGAAATTACAACGGACTGGAATCGAACATATGCCTACGACGAAACCCTTCAAACCGTTCTTGGCAAAGTGTCATCTTCTGATGAAGGCTTGCCTGCTGATCAAATTGATTACTATCTTGCAAGAGACTATAAGCGGAACGACCGGGTTGGAAAAAGTTATCTTGAAAAACAGTACGAAGATGTACTGCAAGGTCAGAAAGCAAAAGTGAAAAACATCACCCATAAAGGGAAGGTCGTTGAAACGGAAGTCATTTCAGAAGGAGAAAGAGGCAAGGATCTGCTTCTAACGATTGACATGGATCTTCAGCTTGCCGCTGAAGAAATTCTTGAAAAAGAATTATTGGCGAAAAAACGAGGCGGCGCGAACCGTTATCTGGATCGGGCATTTGTCGTCCTGATGGATCCGAATACCGGAGAAGTTTTGACAATGGCTGGTAAACAATATGTGGTAGATAAAAAGACTGGTAAATCTTCAGTCAAAGATTTCGCTCTTGGCAATATCAGTACTTCGTACACAGTCGGCTCTTCAGTAAAAGGAGCAACTATTTTAACTGGTTATCAGGCAGGAGCCATTTATCCAGGTTCCTATTTAAATGACCAAAGAATGAAAATTAAAGGTACACCGGACAAAGGGTCGTATTCAAGTTTCGGTTCTATTAATGATTTAACTGCCCTTCAGAAGTCGTCAAATGTTTATATGTTTAAAACTGCGATTGGTATTGGCGGCGGTCATTATGTATATAACCAAAAGACGGGGATGGATTCAGAAAAAGCCTTTTCAATCATGCGGAATTCCTTTGCATCCTTTGGTTTAGGCGTTCGTACAGGGATTGATCTTCCAAACGAAACAGCAGGAATTAAAGGTTCGGAAATTACTTTGCCGGGTAAAGCAATGGATTTCTCCATAGGTCAATATGACACGTATACTCCGATGCAATTAGCCCAATATGTATCTACGATTGCCAACGGCGGCAACCGGATGAAACCGCATCTTGTTAAAGAAATTCACAATCCGATAAATGAAAGTAAAAGCTTGGGTCCAATTTATCAGCAAGTTCAACCAAGTGTGTTAAATCGTTTAGATATGAAAGATGAGTGGATCAAACGGGTACAAAACGGATTTAGAATGGTCATGCAGCCTGGGGGAACGGGGTATGCGAGCTTTAGTAAAGCAGACTTCCAACCGGCGGGTAAGACAGGGACTGCTCAGGCATTTTATGATGGACCTAATCGAGTAAAAGGAACACCTCCTGAGGATACGATGAATTTATCACTGGTTGGGTATGCGCCTTATAATAACCCCGAAGTTGCTTTCGCTGTGGTTGTTCCGTGGGCTTACCAGCGGCATCAAGATCATAGTATGAATAAAGAGATAGGTTATCAAGTGATGGACAAATATTTTGAATTAAAGAAAGAACGGGCAAAGGAAGAAGAAAAAGAATCGTCAACTAGTAAAGAGTAA
- a CDS encoding GNAT family N-acetyltransferase — protein sequence MEYMIRHMLKEDIQQVQNVARKSWYSTYKNIIPLAIQKSFLQSAYSNESLERRLAASYFFVAESDEEVIGFANFSPLKEDGEIELGSIYLDPAYQGVGVGSALLKKGISTIEGIQKVYINVEKDNLIGKTFYIAKGFKQVAEFDDPFDGHNLRTIRMVLML from the coding sequence ATGGAGTATATGATTAGACATATGCTAAAGGAAGATATACAGCAAGTTCAGAATGTCGCAAGAAAAAGCTGGTACTCTACATATAAAAACATTATTCCTCTTGCGATTCAGAAAAGCTTTTTGCAATCTGCTTATTCCAATGAGAGTTTGGAAAGAAGACTAGCAGCTTCCTATTTTTTCGTTGCAGAATCGGATGAAGAAGTAATCGGCTTTGCAAATTTTTCTCCTTTAAAGGAAGACGGCGAGATTGAGCTTGGCTCCATCTATTTAGATCCAGCCTATCAAGGAGTTGGAGTTGGTTCGGCATTATTGAAGAAAGGGATTTCAACAATAGAAGGGATTCAAAAAGTTTATATTAATGTCGAAAAAGATAACCTAATTGGAAAGACCTTCTACATAGCAAAAGGATTTAAACAGGTTGCTGAATTTGATGATCCGTTTGACGGTCATAACCTAAGAACAATCAGAATGGTTTTAATGTTGTAA
- the gltD gene encoding glutamate synthase small subunit: protein MGKATGFIEYAREKTIDRNPRTRLNDWNEYSAPFSDETLKKQGARCMDCATPFCHIGMEIQGVTTGCPIHNLIPEWNDLAYRGRWREALDRLLKTNNFPEFTGRVCPAPCEGSCTLAITNPAVAIKSIERTIIDKGFENGWITPRIPKWRTGKKIAIIGSGPAGLASADQLNQAGHSVTVYERADRAGGLLMYGIPNMKLEKEIVERRIRLLTQEGIDFVINTEIGKDITRAELIEQFDAVILCTGAQKQRELAIEGSDSKGITLAMNYLSTTTKSMLDSQFEDHQFINTEGKDVIVIGGGDTGADCVATAMRQKCRSVVQFGKHPQLPPSRTDDNMWPAYPNVFSLDYAYEEANAKFGEDPRKYSVQTKKIVADEQGQVKELHTIQMEKLKDENGRFYFKEIPGSEKIWPAQHVFIAIGFEGTEEPLLNHFGVEAVNQKIVAAKGDYRTNIEGVFAAGDARRGQSLIVWAINEGREVARSVDHYLMGSTVLP, encoded by the coding sequence ATGGGAAAAGCAACAGGATTTATCGAATATGCACGGGAAAAGACGATTGATCGAAATCCTCGTACTCGGTTGAATGACTGGAACGAATACTCGGCTCCTTTTAGTGATGAAACATTAAAAAAACAGGGCGCACGCTGCATGGATTGCGCTACGCCATTCTGCCACATTGGAATGGAAATACAAGGTGTTACGACTGGGTGTCCCATTCATAATCTAATACCAGAATGGAACGACCTTGCCTATCGCGGCAGGTGGAGAGAGGCACTGGACAGACTGCTTAAAACAAATAATTTTCCTGAATTCACAGGCCGTGTGTGTCCTGCTCCTTGTGAGGGCTCATGCACGTTGGCCATTACTAATCCAGCTGTGGCCATTAAAAGTATTGAACGGACAATCATAGATAAAGGGTTTGAAAACGGCTGGATTACACCCCGTATTCCAAAATGGAGAACGGGTAAGAAAATCGCCATTATCGGGTCTGGTCCTGCTGGACTCGCAAGTGCGGATCAGTTAAACCAAGCGGGACACTCTGTTACGGTTTATGAACGAGCGGATCGAGCTGGCGGCCTGCTTATGTATGGGATTCCGAATATGAAGTTGGAAAAAGAAATCGTTGAACGTCGGATTCGGCTGCTTACGCAAGAAGGAATAGATTTTGTGATAAATACAGAAATAGGTAAGGACATAACCCGTGCGGAATTAATAGAACAATTTGATGCGGTGATTCTCTGTACAGGTGCACAGAAACAGCGCGAACTAGCTATCGAAGGCAGCGACTCAAAAGGAATTACCCTAGCCATGAATTATCTTTCAACAACGACAAAAAGTATGTTGGACAGTCAATTTGAAGATCATCAGTTTATCAATACAGAAGGAAAAGATGTTATCGTCATTGGCGGCGGGGATACAGGCGCAGATTGTGTAGCCACAGCTATGCGTCAAAAATGCCGAAGTGTCGTTCAATTTGGTAAACATCCGCAATTGCCTCCGTCTCGTACGGATGATAATATGTGGCCGGCCTACCCAAATGTTTTTTCACTAGACTATGCTTATGAAGAAGCAAACGCAAAATTTGGAGAAGATCCTCGTAAATATTCAGTACAAACAAAGAAAATTGTGGCTGACGAACAAGGCCAGGTAAAAGAATTGCATACGATCCAAATGGAGAAATTAAAGGATGAAAACGGCAGGTTTTACTTCAAAGAAATCCCCGGTTCCGAAAAAATTTGGCCAGCACAGCATGTGTTTATCGCCATTGGGTTTGAGGGAACAGAAGAACCTCTGCTAAATCATTTCGGCGTTGAGGCAGTTAACCAAAAAATTGTTGCTGCCAAAGGAGATTACCGTACAAATATCGAAGGTGTTTTCGCAGCCGGTGACGCTAGACGAGGGCAAAGTTTAATCGTCTGGGCGATTAATGAAGGCAGAGAAGTTGCACGATCTGTAGATCATTATTTAATGGGCAGTACCGTTCTTCCATAA